accaggaggtgagtatatccgccgggggccgttttgaattttcccaccatgtccatgccccatacggcgaagggccaggtgagggggatggtcttcaatgccgatcctggcatgtgcggcgcttgcatacttttggcacccggcgcatgaacggacaagggcgattgcgtcttcgtgggctgttggccagtagaagccgtgacgaaaggccttggcgacgattgaacgcgcgcctgcgtggtggccgcagtcccctgcgtggatgtcgcgcagaatgttacgcccttccgccgtggtgacgcatcgttggaacactcccgagacactgcgcttgtatagctcattgttgatgatggtgaaggacttgcatctgcgcacgatggcgcgtgctttggtttcatccatcggcagtgcctggctctcgaggtagcttatgtatggctcggtccaatcggtgctgtcgacggcgagtgcgactaaggtggagtcgggagcaggtggctcggcaatgtccagctcgcgcggtgcgcgcaccgaggggtggctgaggatgtccaggacgacgcccggaggaggttgaagtcgcttggacccgattctggctagcgcgtcggcttcttcgttcttgcgcctgtcaacccactcgacgacgtgaccggcgaagccagcgccggcttggtcgacggcgcgtttgtatgcgatcatgttggcgtctgtggcgtcgcaggtgccggaagtttggctggcgactaggtcggaatcgccgaggcagcgcagccgtgttgcgcccatctcttttgcgactcgcatgccgtgcaggagcgcctcgtactcggccatgttgttggtgcatggctcgaatctgagttgcaggacgtacttcactgtgtcgccctttggtgatgtgaggacgactcccgcgcctgctccttcgaggtttttagaaccgtcgaagtgcaacgtccaatgtttgaggtccgcgggggagcttggctgctgggcctcttcccagtcggcgaggaagtcggcgagtgcttgagatttgatggcgtggcgtgactcgtaggtgatgttgtggacgccgagctcgactgcccacttggcgatccggccagttgcgtcgcggttgcggatgatgtcggcgagtggtgttgaggcgactaccttgatggggtgctcgtggaagtaaggggccagtcgccgctgggccctgaggacggcgtacaccagcttctggtagtgtggataccgttgcttggattcgattaaggcttcgctgatgtagtagaccgggcgttgtaccagttgctcccttccttcctccttccgttcgacgaccatgactgcgcttatagcgcggttcgacgcggcgacgtataggagcatggtttcttttggcagcggggccgcgaggataggggcattcgagaGAAGGAAGGGAGAGCTTACAAGCATTGACCCCACtgtctggatcgactcgtacCCTCTCACTGTCTGGATTgaagtcgggctgctgcagatAGAGCCGGAGCCCACCGCCAACGTCTTTCCTCTACCCAGCATGGCTCGCGGGGGCATGGCGAGTGCAGCGACGGGTCCAGACGTTACTCCgcccgtggtggaggaggagtcgactgacgttggatcgaccgaggggcagaaggcacccgaggttgaagaggacatcgtcgaggagggcggTCTGTCAGAGCCACTGAAAGAGTGCCggtccaaggccgccagggaccGAGCCCCGCCCAGTGACGCCGACACGCGGACGGGCGAAGTTCCATCGACTGAGGCGGTGATGCGAGCGGACGGGGCGACCGAGTCGCGTCATCCGCCGCCGTCTTCATTGACCTTCaccgagctccacacggcgcttggcgaggcgcatgtggtaagtgtcgctgaacacgtggcctagtcacccccagtccccgagggtcgacttggtctgaaagggcgagtcgagtctcttcTGATTTTCGTTTGTTGACCTTGGCATTTTTGTTTGGTTTTCGCAGGCGGAGATTAAGCGGCTGACCGCgcttgtggaggaggcggcgcagaagaaccggaagctgatTGCCCTGGGCAGTAAGTCAGGCCCGCTCGCCGTCCTCATTCAGTGTCACTGGCCCTGGCGTTCGTTCTCACCGTTTCCTTttcttgtagcagaggcgcaggcaaaggctcttgccgaggctcgggaagggttcgtcaaggagtccttctaccgtgaagccgagttccgggcgcagcaggccgaagaggcccggaaaagggcaaaagcggaggtggcggaattgacgaaggtcctggagcagaagggccgggagctggaggacgtcatcgccgaatacaaggtgaagctggaggccgcgactGACGCGCGGGACTCTGCTcgtggggctgccgcgtctctgcgggaggaggtggcggccttaaagcagcagcacgccaaagaacttgctgcggagaaggaggcgtccgagggcatcgtcctggcggtgcaggccgagaagaccaacttcgaggcgTTCGTCAGagagatgtcgcggcagattcTTGGTAAGTTCTTGTCGTCGCACTTCTTGTTTATTTGCCGGGGGTTCGAGCATCTGAacacggcgagtcggcctcggggtcagtccccgagcgtggcgagtcggctcgggggccatccccgagcgtggcgaagtcggctccgggggccagtccccgagcgtggcgagtcggctcgggggcgatccccgagcgtggcgaagtcggctccggggccagtccccgagcgtggcgaagtcggctcggggccagtccccgagcgtggcgagtcggctccgggggccagttggcgttgaaggggaagttctcatttttcccttttccttgtgttgttgactgcaggtacgtgcgacttcgtggagacggcgactccgcgggaatgcctgtcgaccgcgaccgcgcgtatcatcgcctgcgcgggggagatactcgccgcgctccagtacctaagcccgcgggaggtgattccgcgggacacgccatccgtcttcaaggcggtgtccaacattccggctgttgttgactggcttcgccgctcttcctgccgcgttggcattaccatggctctgagtatggtgctggcgcattactacgaagggttcgacgtggaggaggtcaccgctggcttcccctcggagactggcgagttcgatgttgccgaagtgctgcggctgatggatgcggtgcgccccttcgccgaccgagtactggcgaccgcggacttggagactcatatccccagccaagcggcacctggtgacgcggagaaagagccgggcccggtggactaccccgcggagcgcctcttccatgccgctgccgccggctcgTTGTCGACATATCCGGTCGTGGTGTACACGCCGAAATTTCGTCACGGCGATGATGGCGTCGAGCCTGTCGTAGAGGGGGCTCCGGGGTCGTCCTCGTAGTTTCCTGAGTACCTGTGTAGGAAGTGGCTGGATTTCCCGCGAGCGGGAGTTAGTTGTAAATAAAATGATGACTTTTGCTTAAATATGATTCGGTGGTTGCTTTTGCATTATTTTGAGGCGGcgatgcattggagttggttccgactatccatggccttcAGGCCAGTCGCCTTGCGACCACAATGAAGGCAATCGACTTGACAgttttccttttcgagctgggcgtccccgaTCGCGATGCGTAGTCATTATagtacgaatagcagcctcatgggtggagtagtggtgagttgtattttgcgctgttcggatgtagcgcgccactcgtcgtggctcggtgagccagtcgctaggcgactccaaaggggatcattgcgggcgtattttccttggcgagccgcgggtccgttttgcggagtccctagtcgaagtacttagccgcacaattcgccaacctaaggtagaggagggcattggtgtgctttatagcgtagcacaaggcggtcgccgaggcccgtggggctggccgagcgtgcggccctgctgtgggttccagtcgccgttttcacccgacggcgttagagatggtgggtgaccgggcctggtgttgcgcctcggttacgccgccatcccgtgttagcccggctacttggccgatcgtggacttctctcttccagcagcggcgaccggagGTCTCTCAGCACCTAGTCGCTTGTTGCGGCGACTAAGCCGGTGTGTACCGGGATGAGAGATGGCGATATCTGGCGGGTGAAGGAGAGGTAGTCGGAGCTTGAGATCAAAAAAAAtggtcggcgatttttattaacctctgaattttcggattacattttttccttaggtatagaaccgccggagaaggttgatgttccaggggcgctccacctctttagtgagcggctcgcctttgtcgtccttgcggacgtcgatgagatagtaggagtcgttgccgagtacgcggctgacggcgaatggtccttcccagggcggggacagcttgtgcatccctttcttgtcctggattagccggagtaccaggtcgccgacttggaaggagcgactccgaacgcggcgactgtggtaacgacggaggtcctgctggtaaatggcggttctggagagtgcgaggtctctggcctcatcgaggagatcgatgtcgtcttggcgagctcgctcgttgtcttcttcggcgtagttggcgacccgaggcgagtcgtaggcgatgtccgtgggcatgacggcttcggcgccatataccaggaagaaaggcgtgaagccggttgactgttaggcgttgtgcggatgccccatagtACCGAAGAGAGCTCCTACgcccagcaaccggctgcgcgctctaggggcacgaccaggcgtggtttgagtccgtgcaggatgctctggtttgccctttctgcttggccgttcgactcggggtgggcgactgaggcgagatcgagtcggatgcccttttcttcgcaaaagtcagccatctcccctttggcgaagttggtgccgttgtcggttatgatactgtgagggtagccgtaccgatagatgagctcgcgtaggaactttgtagccgtcttcccgtcgcacttctttatgggctttgcttctacccacttggtgaacttgtccaccgctaccaggaggtgagtatatccgccgggggccgttttgaattttcccaccatgtccatgccccatacggcgaagggccaggtgagggggatggtcttcaatgccgatcctggcatgtgcgactggcttgcatacttttggcacccggcgcatgaacggacaaagggcgattgcgtcttcgtgggctgttggccagtagaagccgtgacgaaaggccttggcgacgattgaacgcgcgcctgcgtggtggccgcagtcccctgcgtggatgtcgcgcagaatgttacgcccttccgccgtggtgacgcatcgttggaacactcccgagacactgcgcttgtatagctcattgttgatgatggtgaaggacttgcatctgcgcacgatggcgcgtgctttggtttcatccatcggcagtgcctggctctcgaggtagcttatgtatggctcggtccaatcggtcttgtcgacggcgagtgcgactaaggtggagtcgggagcaggtggctcggcaatgtccagctcgcgcgGTGCGCGCACCGAGGTGGCTGAGGATGTCCGGGGACGACGCCGGAGGAGGTtgaagtcgcttggacccgattctggctagcgcgtcggcttcttcgttcttgcgctgtcaacccactcgacgacgtgaccggcgaagccagcgccggcttggtcgacggcgcgtttgtatgcgatcatgttggcgtaCGTGGCGTCGCAGTGCCGGAAGTTTGGCTGGCgactaggtcggaatcgccgaggcagcgcGGGCGTGTTGCGCCAATCTCTTTTGCGACTCGCTTGCCGTGCTggagcgcctcgtactcggccatgttgttggtgcatggctcgaatctgagttgcaggacgtacttcactgtgtcgccctttggtgatgtgaggacgactcccgcgcctgctccttcgaggtttttagaaccgtcgaagtgcaacgtccaatgtttgaggtccgcgggggagcttggctgctgggcctcttcccagtcggcgaggaagtcggcgagtgcttgagatttgatggcgtggcgtgactcgtaggtgatgttgtggacgccgagctcgactgcccacttggcgatccggccagttgcgtcgcggttgcggatgatgtcggcgagtggtgttgaggcgactaccttgatggggtgctcgtggaagtaaggggccgtcgccgctgggccctgaggacggcgtacaccagcttctggtagtgtggataccgttgcttggat
This region of Lolium perenne isolate Kyuss_39 chromosome 2, Kyuss_2.0, whole genome shotgun sequence genomic DNA includes:
- the LOC127329015 gene encoding uncharacterized protein isoform X2, which gives rise to MARGGMASAATGPDVTPPVVEEESTDVGSTEGQKAPEVEEDIVEEGGLSEPLKECRSKAARDRAPPSDADTRTGEVPSTEAVMRADGATESRHPPPSSLTFTELHTALGEAHVAEIKRLTALVEEAAQKNRKLIALGKAQAKALAEAREGFVKESFYREAEFRAQQAEEARKRAKAEVAELTKVLEQKGRELEDVIAEYKVKLEAATDARDSARGAAASLREEVAALKQQHAKELAAEKEASEGIVLAVQAEKTNFEAFVREMSRQILGTCDFVETATPRECLSTATARIIACAGEILAALQYLSPREVIPRDTPSVFKAVSNIPAVVDWLRRSSCRVGITMALSMVLAHYYEGFDVEEVTAGFPSETGEFDVAEVLRLMDAVRPFADRVLATADLETHIPSQAAPGDAEKEPGPVDYPAERLFHAAAAGSLSTYPVVVYTPKFRHGDDGVEPVVEGAPGSSS
- the LOC127329015 gene encoding uncharacterized protein isoform X1, with the translated sequence MARGGMASAATGPDVTPPVVEEESTDVGSTEGQKAPEVEEDIVEEGGLSEPLKECRSKAARDRAPPSDADTRTGEVPSTEAVMRADGATESRHPPPSSLTFTELHTALGEAHVAEIKRLTALVEEAAQKNRKLIALGTEAQAKALAEAREGFVKESFYREAEFRAQQAEEARKRAKAEVAELTKVLEQKGRELEDVIAEYKVKLEAATDARDSARGAAASLREEVAALKQQHAKELAAEKEASEGIVLAVQAEKTNFEAFVREMSRQILGTCDFVETATPRECLSTATARIIACAGEILAALQYLSPREVIPRDTPSVFKAVSNIPAVVDWLRRSSCRVGITMALSMVLAHYYEGFDVEEVTAGFPSETGEFDVAEVLRLMDAVRPFADRVLATADLETHIPSQAAPGDAEKEPGPVDYPAERLFHAAAAGSLSTYPVVVYTPKFRHGDDGVEPVVEGAPGSSS